In a single window of the Tigriopus californicus strain San Diego chromosome 2, Tcal_SD_v2.1, whole genome shotgun sequence genome:
- the LOC131893417 gene encoding uncharacterized protein LOC131893417, with the protein MSKYQKIIAVFLLLAGIVIFSLSIVGIVHAQYTLSQHLFIVILVFTIFTAILFLASHCMTTGNDNYNVNQGAANNVVVKPSKKKTGQINAGFPGTDPKENKTDRWVSNYVPYEGYPSGRKAEMNVVDEQKNGSSNWKKNYVPHEEEEKKDSTKD; encoded by the exons ATGTCTAAATATCAAAAGATCATCGCTGTCTTTCTTTTG TTGGCCGGGATTGTGATCTTCTCGTTGAGCATCGTCGGGATCGTCCACGCCCAATACACCCTTTCCCAACACTTGTTCATCGTGATCCTCGTGTTCACCATCTTCACCGCCATCCTCTTCCTGGCCTCCCATTGCATGACCACGGGCAACGACAACTACAACGTCAATCAAGGTGCGGCCAACAACGTGGTTGTCAAGCCCAGTAAGAAGAAGACCGGGCAAATCAACGCCGGATTCCCAGGAACGGATCCCAAAGAGAACAAGACCGACCGATGGGTCTCCAACTACGTGCCTTATGAGGGTTATCCATCAGGACGGAAAGCGGAAATGAACGTTGTGGATGAGCAGAAGAATGGatcttccaattggaagaaGAACTATGTTCCccatgaggaggaggagaagaaagattCCACCAAGGATTGA